The Desulfurobacterium indicum genome contains the following window.
TCGAGAGTGATGGCTCTTACAGGATATAAAGTTGACAAAGAATTTTACATTAACGATGCAGGAAGACAGATTAAGCTTTTGGGTCTTTCTATCTATTATAGGATTCAAGAACTTGCAGGCAGAAATCTTACCCTTCCAGATGATGCGTATATGGGAGAGTATATAGTTGAAATAGCAAAAGAGCTCATGCTTAAATATCCGGAAATTGTTGATATGGAAGAAGAAAAAGCGATCGAACTTGCAGCTGAATTCGGGAAGAAGGTTTTGCTTGAAGAAATTAAAAAGACTCTTGAAAGGTTGAAAGTTGAATTTGATAATTGGTTTAGCGAAAAAAGTCTTTATAACGACGGAAAGGTAGAAAAGGTTCTTGAATTTCTCAAAGAAAAAGGGTTAATTTATGAGAAGGATGGTGCTTTATGGCTAAAAACGTCTCAGTTTGGTGATGATAAAGACAGAGTCGTTAAGCGTTCAACCGGAGAATATACCTATTTTGCATCGGATATAGCCTATCATTATGACAAAATTTTAAGAGGTTACGATAAAGGGATAGATATATGGGGAGCGGATCATCATGGATACATTCCGAGAGTGAAAGCTGCTATAGAAGCTTTAGGTGAATCCGGAGACTGGCTTGAAGTCATTCTTATTCAGCTTGTCAAACTTTTTAAGCACGGTGAAGAAGTAAAGATGTCAAAGAGAGCGGGAAACTTTGTTACCCTTGATTGGTTAATGGATGAAGTTGGAGTGGATGCTGTCCGCTTTTTCTTTCTTACGAAAAGACACGATACACCCCTTGATTTTGACATAGATCTTGCTCTTTCTGAAAAAAGCGAAAATCCTGTTTATTATGTTCAATACGCTCATGCCAGGATTTCAAGTATCCTTGATAAGGCAAAGGAGGAAGGCATTGAGCCTTCGACAGAACATCTCAACTTACTGAGAGAAGAAGAATTTGAACTTATACTTAAATGCTACGGTTTGAAATCGACTCTTG
Protein-coding sequences here:
- the argS gene encoding arginine--tRNA ligase; amino-acid sequence: MKDTIKEKVASAVRSVYGIDASDAIEKASFEPPRKKEFGDVATNAAFILAKVLRRPPLEIARQIAEQLSGEKEFTRIEVAGKGFVNFFLSPRFYEELLKKIVETDFYVSDIGKKKKVLIEYVSANPTGPLHVGHGRGAVVGDVLSRVMALTGYKVDKEFYINDAGRQIKLLGLSIYYRIQELAGRNLTLPDDAYMGEYIVEIAKELMLKYPEIVDMEEEKAIELAAEFGKKVLLEEIKKTLERLKVEFDNWFSEKSLYNDGKVEKVLEFLKEKGLIYEKDGALWLKTSQFGDDKDRVVKRSTGEYTYFASDIAYHYDKILRGYDKGIDIWGADHHGYIPRVKAAIEALGESGDWLEVILIQLVKLFKHGEEVKMSKRAGNFVTLDWLMDEVGVDAVRFFFLTKRHDTPLDFDIDLALSEKSENPVYYVQYAHARISSILDKAKEEGIEPSTEHLNLLREEEFELILKCYGLKSTLESVAKKREPHLLPYYLIELASAFHKYYNKNRVVDTDSPELSSARLYLVSGVRKTIRSGLNILNVNAPGRM